The following proteins are encoded in a genomic region of Zea mays cultivar B73 chromosome 9, Zm-B73-REFERENCE-NAM-5.0, whole genome shotgun sequence:
- the LOC103637811 gene encoding protein ALTERED XYLOGLUCAN 4 — MGAHEPLHPHKQMRTSSSSSKGGYFVPRSVCAWLVCGFVALALLHVLCCTPPGTQEAVLSPLLQYVDDTYNFVSSGPQSCNYTEGRWVYAPGHARRYNGTECHVKDSHDCIRNGRPDTGYLDWRWQPAGCRLPAFSARAFLSAVRGKHVAFVGDSMSRNQAQSLVCLLGAAVPHRVVYRDPDPRKFNLWRWAFPAYDVTVSFYWAPFVARATGKALNDSLPQNMNHVHLDALDDRWAADADTMDVVVFSIAHWPLNGAIYYNGSARIGHHGHQELSPEEDIGYAWPMKVAYRMALDRLVSGAGADGGRARTVVIATFSPGHFEGNTLTTMCPRKEPYKEGEKEPRHLDMELVGLVYEEVEAARARHGGGASRVEVLDVTKLAVMRPDGHPGLYMHRDPFAHGGPQPWMSSDCVHFCLPGPVDTFNEILQQIIRKKG; from the exons ATGGGAGCGCACGAGCCACTGCATCCCCACAAGCAGATGAGGACATCGTCGTCTTCTTCCAAAGGCGGGTACTTCGTGCCCAGATCCGTGTGCGCTTGGCTTGTCTGCGGCTTCGTCGCCTTGGCCCTCCTCCACGTCCTGTGCTGCACTCCCCCCGGCACTCAAGAAGCCGTGTTGTCTCCCCTGCTGCAGTACGTCGACGACACATACAACTTCGTCTCATCTGG GCCGCAGAGCTGCAACTACACGGAGGGGAGGTGGGTGTACGCGCCGGGCCACGCGCGGCGGTACAACGGCACGGAGTGCCACGTGAAGGACAGCCACGACTGCATCCGCAACGGGCGGCCCGACACGGGCTACCTGGACTGGCGGTGGCAGCCGGCGGGGTGCCGGCTGCCGGCGTTCAGCGCCCGGGCGTTCCTCTCGGCGGTGCGCGGCAAGCACGTGGCCTTCGTCGGCGACTCCATGTCGCGGAACCAGGCGCAGTCCCTGGTCTGCCTCCTGGGCGCCGCCGTCCCGCACCGCGTCGTGTACCGGGACCCGGACCCGCGCAAGTTCAACCTGTGGCGCTGGGCGTTCCCGGCGTACGACGTGACGGTGTCCTTCTACTGGGCGCCCTTCGTCGCCAGGGCCACGGGCAAGGCGCTGAACGACAGCCTGCCGCAGAACATGAACCACGTGCACCTCGACGCGCTCGACGACCGGTGGGCGGCCGACGCCGACACCATGGACGTGGTGGTCTTCTCCATCGCGCACTGGCCGCTGAACGGCGCCATCTACTACAACGGCAGCGCGCGGATCGGCCACCACGGCCACCAGGAGCTCAGCCCGGAGGAGGACATCGGCTACGCCTGGCCCATGAAGGTGGCGTACCGGATGGCGCTGGACCGGCTGGTCTCTGGCGCTGGCGCCGACGGCGGCCGGGCGCGGACCGTGGTCATCGCCACCTTCTCGCCGGGCCACTTCGAGGGCAACACCCTGACCACCATGTGCCCGAGGAAGGAGCCGTACAAGGAGggggagaaggagccgcgccacCTCGACATGGAGCTGGTCGGCCTCGTCTACGAGGAGGTGGAGGCGGCGAGGGCCAGGCATGGCGGCGGCGCAAGCAGGGTGGAGGTGCTGGACGTGACGAAGCTGGCGGTCATGCGGCCCGACGGCCACCCCGGGCTTTACATGCACCGCGACCCGTTCGCGCACGGCGGCCCGCAGCCGTGGATGTCGTCCGACTGCGTCCACTTCTGCCTGCCCGGCCCGGTCGATACCTTCAACGAGATACTGCAGCAGATCATCAGGAAGAAGGGGTGA